Sequence from the Phragmites australis chromosome 6, lpPhrAust1.1, whole genome shotgun sequence genome:
AAGCTACAATTTGCTATCAACATAATGACCACGACTATCACGGAAGAAAGCAAGTTATCACCtgagcggcgacggcggccgcggTGGTCTTGCCGGAGCCGCCCTTGCCGAGGAAGGTCACCAGCTTCGGAGGCGGACCGGCGCCGGCGGAACTGGCAATGACCATGCGCCCCCTGCGGCCTCTCCGGTGGGCGACAGTGAGGGTTTGCCTCACCGAGACGACAAAGGACAGCGCCATCCGCCGTCTCCGCGGCTTGCCTTGCGATTTGGTTGGGATTTCGTCGGGGCTTTCGGCTCGGCCGGGGCCTCTCTAGCTGTAGCAGTTTATAAGGTCGGGATAGGACTCGGGACAAAAACACAGCAAAAAACCCATCTTGGCCGGCTATCCCCGATCCCACCAAACCCCCGAGTCCCCGCCCACGACGATGTCCGACCATCGGCCGAAGCGGCTGCCAGACGCCGCTGCCGCCGTGGCCTCCCCGGCGGCGAAGCGCGCCTGCGACCCGTCCGCACCGGCGTTCCCCACGTACAAGGACGCGCCCGACCTGCCCCCCAAGATCCGCCTCCTCTGCGAGATCCTGGCCTCCACCGCCCCCGACGTGGACGCCGCGCTCGACGACGCCGACGTCCGCGTCACCACCGCCGACGTCGAGCAGGTGCTCCGCTTTTCCTACGCCCATCcgcgcgccgccgtcgccttCTTCCGCTGGGCGGGCCACCGGCACCTCGGCCACGACCATTCCCCCTACTCGTGGAACCTCGTCGTCGACATCCTCGGCAAGAACCGCCTCTTCGGTCCCATGTGGGACACCGTTGGCTCCATGCGGACCCAGGGCCTGCTCTCCCTCGCCACCTTCGCCTCCGTCTTCTCCTCCCTGGCTGCTGCCCCCGGCAGCTCCCCGCTCAAGGCGTTCGTGGACATGCCGCGCTACGGCATGGAACGCGACACTCCCGCGCTCAACTCGCTCCTCTCCGCGCTCTGCCGGGCCAACCGCCTCGACGACGCCCGCGCCGTGATCCCCGTGGCGCGCGCCGAGGCCGGCACGCGCCCGGACGCCGACTCCTACGCCATCCTCCTCGAGGGATGCGAGGCTGCCGCCGATCCGCGGGTTGCTCGCGAAGTGTTCGACGAAATGGTGCGCTCCATCGGCTTCGATCCTGCCAACGTGCCTGCCTATGACTCCTTCCTCACAACGCTTGTTTCAAGTGACTCCTCTACGGCGCTACCGGAAGCGATGGagtatcttgcgatcttgagcCGGCGCGGATGTTCACCTGGAGAGAAGTTCTTCCGTGCTGCTCTCGCCGCACACCTTGAGGCGCGCGAATTGCACGGTGCAATGGTGGTTTGGAATGACTTTGTCAGACATCGGGGGCTCGTCCCGGATATGGAAATGTACAACACAATGATCATGCTGCAGGGCAGTCTTGGGCATGCTGAGGTGATAGTGGAGTATCTCGACGACATGGCCTTCAATGGAGTGTTCCCCGACCCCAACACGTACAATGTAGTCCTCCAGTTTTTGCTGAAGGGGAGGAAGCTCCGGGAGGCAGCGGCGATCTTTAGTGAGATGGTCAAGAATGAGTGTTGGCCAAACGAGGCAAATTGTTCGCTTGCTCTTCGCATGTTCTTGGATACACGTGATTGGGAGATGGGAATCAAGGTGTGGAACTGCATGGTGGCGAATAACCTGCCACCATTGGAGGAGAGTGGGAACATGCTTGTATCAAAGCTGAAGGACGATAGGCTACCTGAGGCATGCAAGTTTGCAGAAGACATGATTGATCGGGGTATCAAGTTGAGCTCTTCAACGCTGTCGAAGCTGAAGCAGAGCCTGCAGAAGATTAAAAAAGGAGAGATACACGATCACCTACTTAGAAAATGGAAGGCACACTAGTCTGTTGAGCTTTCTTATATGGGTTAACAGGGTTAAAGACTAGTGAGATCGTTTCTTCAGTTAACAGCTTCATGGTGAATTTCTGGCTGCAACTAAGGAAGCGCAAGTTCCAAGTTTCCAACGCAGTTTCTAAATTTTAAGTCTTCTGTGTACAATGTAACATAGCAGGTGAGAACCTTGTCGAAAATACATATCAGGCAAGAATGGTTTGGTATCTTAAGACTTCGAGCTCCTTACATGTCTTGTCTTTTGGTGCCTGGGTTCCTTCCTTAGAGATTTTAGTTTTTATCTTTATTTTGAGCTTTCTCTTGTCCCTTAGGATACGGCATGATCTTTGACATGTCGTTTAAacgttttaaatttttttttgagaaaacaaCGTTTTGGTGACTGGAAAGGGTCCTAGTGAGCAAGAGGTTCGGTCTAGTTAGATTTGACAATACAAGTGTTTGAGAACTGCAAATGTTGTTATTAAGTTTCATCCGGAATGGCATTTAGGTACTAAAGAAGTGCACTGGGACTGTGCATAAAGTAAACTACTTTCTAAAGTATTGCTACGTTGTTGCTTGGTTCATAAGGAGTCTCTATGCAATGGAGTAGCTACTGGTGAATGGTGATGTATCACCTGATGATTACAATTTGCAAGCAAGTCGATACTGGGTACAACAACATCAAATTGACAATGTATTAGTACCATTTATCAAAGAGTATGTCAGTGTGGCAGCCTTGACAGTGGGTTTCTTCAGTTTGAATATTTCAGAGTTTGAAGCATTTTGAGCTTGAAAGGCGTTACAGTTCGGTGCGACTTCAGCTATCGTCGGCCTGTCAGGCTGTCGTCACCTGGCTGCTTCCATTTTGTTGTTGTCACGGGTAAACTGTTCTGTGCCTGAGAACTTGGATTGGCTACTTGCCATGGGGCGCAATTGCAGCAGAAGCGGCCGTGGAGGCATGGCCATGGGCGGCAACGGCGGTGTGATGGTGGGTTCGCGGCACGGGTGACCGTGCGACCGCGTGACGCCGAAACCAGCTGGACGATTGCGCCGCGGCGCCGTGCGGGCCAAAGAGAGTGTGCCGGCTGCCGACTCGACTGATTTCCTCAGCTCGGCTTCCGTGTCAGCCGCTGCTTCAGTGCTACGTCTATTCATTCTTCGCTGATGGGCTCTTCCCGTTCTTCACGAGACGGCGAAACGTTGTGTCTGGAACTCTGGATACTAGCCATCACTGTAAAAGAATGTGAAGAATAGCCGAACCAAACCAACGTAGCCATCACAACACGTTCTTTCACAAAATATGTTTGAAAAAAGGGGTTCTTTTATAGAAATAAACATATGGAAATTATGGAAAGCAGCCCAATCGAAGTGTGGCTGCAACCCTGCAACGCAACCGGCCCCCACACCACAGCCCCGCTCCTCAACCCACGCAGGCACCGAGACTACTTCGCTCTCTCCGGTCCCCAACGCGGCCGAGCACAACACCGAGTCACCAAGGCCCTCTGCCGGCGCCGCTCCTCAGGCTCCATTTGTACAGGGCTATGATTTTAGAGTTTCTGATTAGTTAAAAAGTGGTTGTAgttattaaattttaattattaatttttataataaaattttaatatctcataatataaaaaatagaaaagctcCTCTTAATCTTATTCTTAGCTTATGGTTTATTTCAATCACAGTCGTTTTCTTGTCAAAAGTCACGGAAACCGAAGCAAAGAGTTAACTATTTAAATAGTCtctaattttttcagaaaaatcctACCCAAACGGGGTCAGCACGCTGCTCCAATCACAGCATTGCTCCTATCTAGAGAATCGGGATCACCTAACTTCACACCACCGTGAGGCGTTAGATCTCAGTGGACGAACATGATTTTGATACACAGTAATATGTAAATAGTATATTGGTACCATATGTATCCTTATAGTATCCGGCGTCAGCTATTGTTCATCATCTCACGAATTGTTGTTTGCCTCTGACTTTACTCTGATAAAGTCAAAGGATTTGAATCCTACAAAGGTCTAGTGGAGTGGAGTGCGGATTTATCTGAACCTGTGactgatttctttttttttaaatcattCTAGCTTGTTTGAACAAATCTCCCTAATCTTAATTAAACCCAAACTTTTCTCTCAATTGTAGATTTGTGTGTCACTCAGTGAGCTTGCTGTTTGATGTAAAATCGGCTCTTGAACATAGCTGAATAATGTAAAATATTTTgactttcctttcttctttttagTTATGGTTCGAGGCAGATATAGAGATAATTTAGAATATAGCGCTCGTGACCAGTCAGAAAATACCACTTTAAAATAGGAATTGAGAAAATGCCAATTTGGTTTAAGCTACCATAGCCATTATAATGTTTTCTCATCCAACTCTAAAGGTTTTTGCTTTGGACTCGAGCCGCTCGCCCCGCTAAAGCTACCATAGCGCCGCTCGCCCCGCTAATTTTTTTTCGATGACCCATAGGAGTGTAGACGTTTAGATTGAAGCTAACGGTTGACTCGTCCACA
This genomic interval carries:
- the LOC133921393 gene encoding pentatricopeptide repeat-containing protein At1g71060, mitochondrial-like; the protein is MSDHRPKRLPDAAAAVASPAAKRACDPSAPAFPTYKDAPDLPPKIRLLCEILASTAPDVDAALDDADVRVTTADVEQVLRFSYAHPRAAVAFFRWAGHRHLGHDHSPYSWNLVVDILGKNRLFGPMWDTVGSMRTQGLLSLATFASVFSSLAAAPGSSPLKAFVDMPRYGMERDTPALNSLLSALCRANRLDDARAVIPVARAEAGTRPDADSYAILLEGCEAAADPRVAREVFDEMVRSIGFDPANVPAYDSFLTTLVSSDSSTALPEAMEYLAILSRRGCSPGEKFFRAALAAHLEARELHGAMVVWNDFVRHRGLVPDMEMYNTMIMLQGSLGHAEVIVEYLDDMAFNGVFPDPNTYNVVLQFLLKGRKLREAAAIFSEMVKNECWPNEANCSLALRMFLDTRDWEMGIKVWNCMVANNLPPLEESGNMLVSKLKDDRLPEACKFAEDMIDRGIKLSSSTLSKLKQSLQKIKKGEIHDHLLRKWKAH